A single genomic interval of Nitratidesulfovibrio sp. SRB-5 harbors:
- a CDS encoding long-chain-fatty-acid--CoA ligase, producing the protein MTEPNTSADFPWLASYDAGVPANISYETFPLFTLLDRAAERTPRRTAIAFRNYRLSYAKLRQLAEVMAANLRAQGVRRGDKVSIMLPNLPQTVIAFWAVLKAGGVVVMTNPLYMEKELVHQIHDSGARFMIALDLVWPKIEPLREKLGIDKYFLTRIGDGLAFPLNFLYAFKAKREGTWRELPFDGRHVLPWKSLLKGKARHSTTTCNPTEDLAVLQYTGGTTGISKGVMLTHHNMSVNVQQITTILGEARDMDHCFLGLMPYFHVYGLTTCLTLPTALAATIVPFPRYVPRDVLVGIQKHKPTIFPGAPSIYISLMQQKEVGDYDLTSIRYCISGSAPMPMEHIKRFRELTGAQVIEGFGLTEASPVTHLNPIHGVSKAGSIGIPFPDTEARIVDMEVGLVPLPAGKVGELIIRGPQVMKGYWNRPDETANTLRNGWLYTGDIATMDEDGYFTIVDRKKDMFLVGGYNVYPREIDEVLHEHPRIKEAVTVGVPHPTRGEMIKAFVVVKPGEKLTKAEVVAHCREKLASYKVPKQVEFRDDLPKTVVGKVLRRILRTEEEEKLKAELAASPATAAASDDDGAQ; encoded by the coding sequence ATGACCGAACCCAACACCTCCGCCGATTTCCCCTGGCTGGCCAGCTACGATGCGGGCGTTCCCGCCAACATCAGCTACGAAACCTTTCCGCTGTTCACCCTGCTGGACAGGGCCGCGGAACGCACCCCCCGCCGCACGGCCATCGCCTTCCGCAACTATCGCCTCAGCTACGCCAAGCTGCGCCAACTGGCGGAGGTCATGGCCGCCAACCTGCGCGCCCAGGGCGTGCGGCGCGGCGACAAGGTGTCGATCATGCTGCCCAACCTGCCGCAGACGGTCATTGCCTTCTGGGCGGTGCTGAAGGCTGGCGGCGTGGTGGTGATGACCAACCCGCTGTACATGGAAAAGGAACTGGTCCACCAGATCCACGACTCCGGCGCGCGGTTCATGATCGCCCTCGACCTGGTATGGCCCAAGATAGAGCCACTGCGCGAAAAGCTGGGCATCGACAAGTATTTCCTCACCCGCATCGGCGACGGGTTGGCCTTCCCGCTCAACTTCCTGTACGCCTTCAAGGCCAAGCGCGAGGGCACCTGGCGCGAGCTGCCCTTTGACGGCAGGCACGTGCTGCCGTGGAAAAGCCTGCTCAAGGGCAAGGCCCGCCATTCCACCACCACGTGCAACCCCACCGAAGACCTGGCAGTGCTGCAATACACCGGCGGCACCACGGGCATTTCCAAGGGGGTCATGCTGACGCACCACAACATGTCGGTGAACGTGCAGCAGATCACCACCATTTTGGGCGAAGCCCGCGACATGGACCACTGTTTCCTGGGGCTGATGCCCTACTTCCATGTCTACGGGCTGACCACCTGCCTCACCCTGCCCACGGCCCTTGCGGCCACCATCGTGCCCTTCCCGCGTTATGTCCCGCGCGACGTGCTGGTGGGCATCCAGAAGCACAAGCCCACCATCTTCCCCGGCGCGCCCTCCATCTACATTTCGCTGATGCAGCAGAAGGAGGTGGGCGACTACGACCTGACCTCCATCCGCTACTGCATTTCGGGGTCGGCGCCCATGCCGATGGAGCACATCAAGCGGTTCAGGGAACTTACCGGGGCTCAGGTCATCGAAGGCTTCGGCCTGACGGAGGCCTCGCCGGTCACCCACCTGAACCCCATCCACGGGGTCAGCAAGGCCGGGTCCATCGGCATCCCCTTCCCGGACACCGAGGCGCGCATCGTGGACATGGAAGTGGGCCTGGTGCCGCTGCCCGCGGGCAAGGTGGGCGAACTTATCATCCGCGGCCCGCAGGTCATGAAGGGCTACTGGAACCGCCCGGACGAAACCGCCAACACCCTGCGCAACGGCTGGCTGTACACCGGCGACATCGCCACCATGGACGAGGACGGCTACTTCACCATCGTGGACCGCAAGAAGGACATGTTCCTGGTGGGCGGCTACAACGTGTACCCGCGCGAAATCGATGAAGTGCTGCACGAGCACCCCAGGATCAAGGAAGCGGTGACCGTGGGCGTGCCCCACCCCACGCGCGGCGAGATGATCAAGGCCTTCGTGGTGGTCAAGCCCGGCGAAAAGCTGACCAAGGCAGAGGTCGTGGCCCACTGCCGCGAAAAGCTGGCCAGCTACAAGGTGCCCAAGCAGGTGGAGTTTCGCGACGACCTGCCCAAGACCGTGGTAGGCAAGGTACTGCGCCGCATCCTGCGCACCGAGGAAGAAGAGAAGCTGAAGGCGGAACTGGCGGCGTCTCCCGCAACAGCCGCCGCGTCCGACGACGACGGAGCGCAGTAG
- the ispD gene encoding 2-C-methyl-D-erythritol 4-phosphate cytidylyltransferase: MHAWAIVLAAGSGTRLAAAGLSTAKQFIQHRGAPLYWRSARTFAAVARVRGLVFVFPQDRLEAERERLTALDAGRALGVPWRAVAGGALRQDSVAAGLAALPHECDAVLVHDAARPFATAALCNAVLDALAAGAPGVVPGVAVTDTIKQTANGVVAHTPDRSGLVAVQTPQGFALAALRQAHERARAEGWTVTDDAALLERCDVAVHVVPGEVANAKITTPEDLAMLDDADTARTPWDARNGQMRLIPCTGWGYDVHRYVRKEEAGRPPRPMKLGGVLIPGGPEVVAHSDGDVLLHALTDALLGCIGGGDIGQHFPDTDAALDNANSAVLLDEVLGLTRAAGLEITNVDLTIIAQVPRLAPWREHIRRNVCRLLALDEAMVNVKATTEEKLGFTGEKKGLKAVAAVTGLRPVRAGRPGDAGEAGDTGGTGGTGGA, from the coding sequence ATGCACGCATGGGCCATTGTTCTCGCGGCGGGCAGCGGCACCCGGCTGGCTGCGGCCGGGCTGTCCACGGCCAAGCAGTTCATCCAGCACCGGGGGGCGCCGTTGTACTGGCGTTCGGCGCGCACGTTCGCGGCGGTGGCGCGGGTGCGCGGGCTGGTGTTCGTGTTCCCGCAGGACAGGCTGGAAGCCGAGCGCGAGCGTTTGACCGCGCTGGACGCCGGACGCGCCCTGGGTGTGCCGTGGCGGGCGGTGGCGGGCGGCGCGCTGCGGCAGGATTCGGTGGCGGCGGGGCTTGCGGCCCTGCCGCACGAGTGCGACGCGGTGCTGGTGCATGACGCGGCCCGGCCATTCGCCACGGCGGCGTTGTGCAACGCGGTGCTCGACGCGCTGGCGGCGGGCGCGCCGGGGGTGGTGCCGGGAGTGGCGGTGACGGACACCATCAAGCAGACGGCCAACGGCGTGGTTGCCCACACCCCGGACAGGTCCGGGCTGGTGGCGGTGCAGACCCCGCAGGGCTTTGCGCTGGCCGCGCTGCGACAGGCGCATGAACGCGCCCGTGCCGAGGGCTGGACCGTTACCGACGATGCCGCCCTGCTGGAACGCTGCGACGTTGCCGTGCACGTGGTGCCCGGCGAGGTCGCCAACGCCAAGATCACCACGCCGGAGGACCTGGCCATGCTGGACGATGCCGACACCGCCCGTACCCCGTGGGATGCCCGCAACGGGCAGATGCGCCTGATTCCCTGCACCGGCTGGGGCTACGACGTGCATCGCTACGTGCGAAAGGAAGAGGCGGGCCGCCCCCCCCGTCCCATGAAGCTGGGCGGCGTGCTCATTCCCGGCGGTCCGGAGGTGGTTGCCCATTCCGACGGCGACGTGCTGCTGCACGCCCTCACCGATGCCCTGCTGGGGTGCATCGGCGGCGGAGACATCGGCCAGCATTTTCCGGATACCGACGCCGCGCTGGACAACGCCAACTCCGCCGTCCTGCTGGACGAGGTGCTGGGCCTGACCCGAGCCGCAGGGCTGGAAATCACCAACGTGGACCTGACCATCATCGCCCAGGTGCCCCGGCTGGCCCCGTGGCGCGAACATATCCGCCGCAACGTCTGCCGCCTGCTGGCTCTGGACGAGGCCATGGTGAACGTGAAGGCCACCACCGAAGAAAAACTGGGGTTCACCGGCGAAAAGAAGGGCCTGAAGGCCGTGGCCGCCGTGACCGGCCTGCGCCCCGTGCGGGCTGGCCGCCCCGGTGATGCAGGCGAAGCCGGGGACACCGGCGGTACAGGCGGCACAGGCGGCGCCTGA
- a CDS encoding zinc ribbon domain-containing protein produces MTLSLYLKQIEQLVALQKVDDHIYGIKAELKNAPQEVEGLQQRFDVLEEQRNRLLDKLTHLKEQEKRLGTEIEDDSLRIKKSKSKLMLVGNTKEYHAMMREMDNMEKMNRSREEEKLALAEELQRQTEAMTEMDERYTTLKADLEAKKASLEARLTEAGAGLADLESQRNAAGKEVPPPVLSRYEFIRQRLENPVIVPVDKGVCSGCHISIPPQSYIELQKGTQILSCPNCQRLIYWSEHFCVETPAAE; encoded by the coding sequence ATGACGTTGAGCCTGTATCTCAAGCAGATCGAACAGCTTGTCGCCCTGCAGAAGGTGGACGACCACATCTACGGCATCAAGGCGGAACTGAAGAACGCGCCGCAGGAAGTGGAAGGGCTGCAACAGCGCTTCGACGTCCTCGAGGAACAGCGCAACCGCCTCCTCGACAAGCTCACCCACCTGAAGGAGCAGGAAAAGCGCCTCGGCACCGAAATCGAGGACGATTCCCTGCGCATCAAGAAGAGCAAGTCCAAGCTCATGCTCGTGGGTAACACCAAGGAATACCACGCCATGATGCGCGAAATGGACAACATGGAAAAGATGAACCGCTCGCGCGAGGAAGAAAAGCTGGCCCTGGCCGAAGAGTTGCAACGCCAGACCGAGGCCATGACGGAGATGGACGAGCGCTACACCACCCTCAAGGCCGACCTGGAAGCCAAGAAGGCCAGCCTTGAAGCGCGCCTGACCGAAGCCGGCGCGGGCCTGGCAGATCTGGAATCGCAGCGCAACGCCGCAGGCAAGGAAGTGCCCCCGCCCGTGCTGAGCCGCTACGAATTCATCCGCCAGCGGCTGGAAAACCCGGTCATCGTGCCCGTGGACAAGGGCGTGTGCTCCGGCTGCCACATCTCCATCCCGCCGCAGAGCTACATCGAGTTGCAGAAGGGCACCCAGATCCTCAGCTGCCCCAACTGCCAGCGCCTCATCTACTGGAGCGAACACTTCTGCGTGGAAACCCCGGCCGCCGAATAG
- a CDS encoding Nif3-like dinuclear metal center hexameric protein → MKRSEIISVIEKTALPASAAQWDRSGIQVAGHDAQAAALAVCLDPTPAAVAAALDLGADVILSHHPLVMAPRALDTLDDHHAVAAAVLARGAWLYAAHTSLDANPDGPVGWLARELSLDAPEVLEPTLRQERLTRCIVAATTPAPHWANLPGVLACRVLGNTAVLSCEAADWPAIRAAITSDAPQGAAPAFLPAEPELPARVFGFGLVGDLPEPLEFPAFVRRLHGLAGRAHCHVSGPAPAMVRRVGYCTGSGSSLADTAFARGADVFVTGDVKYHTALEARGCLLDVGHFALEEEMMRRFANGLRTALPGLPVHFLPSSDPLRLHLPVPPTGTDGGRVPEHPA, encoded by the coding sequence ATGAAACGCTCTGAAATAATTAGCGTTATTGAAAAAACGGCACTTCCGGCATCCGCCGCCCAGTGGGACAGGTCGGGCATCCAGGTGGCCGGGCACGACGCACAGGCCGCGGCCCTCGCCGTCTGCCTCGACCCCACCCCCGCCGCCGTCGCCGCCGCGCTTGACCTTGGCGCCGACGTCATCCTTTCCCACCACCCGCTGGTCATGGCGCCCCGCGCGCTGGACACGCTGGACGACCACCACGCCGTGGCTGCCGCCGTATTGGCGCGCGGTGCGTGGCTGTACGCCGCGCACACCTCGCTGGACGCCAATCCCGACGGCCCCGTGGGCTGGCTGGCCCGAGAGCTTTCGCTGGACGCCCCCGAAGTGCTGGAACCCACCCTGCGCCAGGAACGGCTGACCCGGTGCATCGTGGCGGCCACAACGCCCGCGCCGCACTGGGCCAACCTGCCCGGCGTGCTGGCATGCCGGGTGCTGGGCAACACCGCCGTGCTCAGTTGCGAGGCCGCCGACTGGCCCGCCATCCGCGCGGCCATCACGTCAGACGCCCCGCAGGGCGCCGCGCCCGCCTTCCTGCCCGCCGAGCCGGAACTGCCCGCGCGGGTCTTCGGCTTCGGCCTGGTGGGCGACCTGCCCGAACCGCTCGAATTTCCGGCCTTTGTCCGGCGCCTGCACGGCCTTGCCGGGCGCGCCCACTGCCACGTCAGCGGCCCCGCCCCCGCCATGGTGCGGCGGGTGGGCTACTGCACCGGTTCCGGCAGTTCACTGGCCGATACAGCCTTTGCCCGTGGCGCCGACGTGTTCGTCACCGGCGACGTGAAGTACCACACCGCGCTCGAAGCCCGTGGCTGCCTGCTCGACGTGGGGCACTTTGCCCTTGAAGAGGAAATGATGCGCCGCTTCGCCAACGGCCTGCGCACCGCGCTGCCCGGCCTGCCCGTGCATTTCCTGCCATCCAGCGATCCACTGCGGCTGCACCTGCCCGTTCCCCCCACGGGCACGGACGGCGGCCGCGTTCCGGAACATCCGGCCTAA
- a CDS encoding NAD(P)/FAD-dependent oxidoreductase, producing MSESTSASANAPLVIIGSGPAGLSAAIYTARAGIPTLVLGSAPKVAGDYDIDNYFGFDETISGRDLIERGRRQAERFGAQLREERVLAVHHGDAGGFHVKTDKGAYDACAVVLATGVARVRPGIDNLGDYEGKGVSYCVSCDGFFYRGKQVLVLGEGIFAANQALELTQYTPHVSICTQGKEPVLTPDFRQRLADAGIAIDTRKIARLAGINGLEGVVFADGTEAVADGLFVAMGEASSLDFAYSLGVERKGVFLVADGEQCTNIPGIFAAGDCTGGFLQIGVAVGEGAKAARSAIAFAKEQCGMKKRSEEGGVKKAG from the coding sequence ATGTCCGAATCCACGTCCGCTTCCGCCAACGCCCCGCTGGTAATCATCGGCTCCGGCCCCGCCGGGCTTTCCGCCGCCATCTACACCGCCCGCGCGGGCATTCCCACGCTGGTGCTGGGCAGCGCCCCCAAGGTGGCGGGCGACTATGACATCGACAACTACTTCGGCTTCGACGAAACCATCTCCGGGCGCGACCTCATCGAACGGGGCCGCAGGCAGGCCGAACGCTTCGGCGCGCAACTGCGCGAGGAACGCGTGCTGGCCGTGCACCATGGCGATGCTGGCGGCTTCCACGTCAAGACCGACAAGGGCGCCTACGATGCCTGCGCGGTGGTGCTGGCCACCGGGGTTGCCCGCGTGCGCCCCGGCATCGACAACCTGGGCGACTACGAGGGCAAGGGCGTGTCCTACTGCGTGAGCTGCGACGGATTCTTCTATCGCGGCAAGCAGGTGCTGGTGCTGGGCGAAGGCATCTTCGCGGCCAACCAGGCCCTGGAACTGACCCAGTACACCCCGCACGTGTCCATCTGCACCCAGGGCAAGGAACCCGTGCTCACCCCCGACTTCCGGCAACGCCTGGCCGACGCGGGCATCGCCATCGACACCCGCAAGATCGCGCGACTGGCCGGTATCAACGGGCTTGAGGGCGTGGTGTTCGCCGACGGCACGGAAGCGGTTGCCGACGGCCTGTTCGTGGCCATGGGCGAGGCGTCGTCCCTCGATTTCGCCTACTCCCTGGGCGTGGAACGCAAGGGCGTGTTCCTGGTGGCCGACGGCGAACAGTGCACCAACATCCCCGGCATTTTCGCGGCGGGCGACTGCACCGGCGGTTTTCTGCAAATCGGCGTGGCCGTGGGCGAAGGGGCCAAGGCGGCCCGTTCGGCCATCGCCTTTGCCAAGGAACAGTGCGGCATGAAGAAGCGGAGTGAAGAGGGCGGCGTGAAGAAGGCCGGGTAG
- a CDS encoding protein phosphatase CheZ, whose amino-acid sequence MVTQEELLDNVMERVTNNLVVNIRDVLAATIERELTTNLTRALVESEFYRRISDDMRGGLQTIYREISTAAKPGAQEAPEGTLPVQREDADRLFNEASRQLDEILVTTQEATESIMDVVEVQIERQKEAAVLIEAVRAGAGVERALERLVQINAELGEGLVEILTTLGFQDLTGQRIKKIITALRTIESTVVELYLSTGLLIRAREEAPEKDISQIEAETRQVVSELKGPQRGASQENVDDLLAQLGL is encoded by the coding sequence ATGGTCACGCAGGAAGAATTGCTCGACAACGTGATGGAACGCGTGACGAACAACCTCGTCGTCAACATCCGCGACGTGCTTGCAGCCACCATTGAACGGGAACTCACCACCAATCTCACCCGTGCACTGGTGGAAAGCGAATTCTACCGCCGCATCAGCGACGACATGCGCGGGGGCCTGCAAACCATCTACCGCGAAATATCCACCGCCGCGAAGCCCGGCGCGCAGGAAGCCCCGGAAGGCACGCTCCCCGTGCAGCGCGAGGATGCCGACCGGCTGTTCAACGAGGCTTCGCGCCAACTGGACGAAATCCTGGTCACCACGCAGGAAGCCACTGAATCGATCATGGACGTGGTCGAGGTGCAGATCGAACGCCAGAAGGAAGCAGCAGTGCTGATCGAGGCCGTCCGCGCCGGAGCGGGAGTGGAACGCGCCCTTGAACGCCTGGTGCAGATCAACGCCGAACTGGGCGAGGGGCTTGTGGAAATCCTGACCACCCTCGGCTTCCAGGACCTGACCGGCCAGCGCATCAAGAAGATCATCACGGCCCTGCGCACCATCGAAAGCACCGTGGTGGAACTCTACCTGTCCACCGGCCTGCTGATACGCGCACGCGAGGAAGCCCCGGAAAAGGACATCTCGCAGATCGAGGCGGAAACCCGCCAGGTGGTCTCCGAACTGAAGGGCCCGCAGCGCGGCGCCTCGCAGGAAAACGTGGACGACCTGCTGGCCCAATTGGGACTGTAG
- a CDS encoding NIL domain-containing protein, with the protein MTEQQTKPYRKNIHLTFPPEISGKPIVSDLVRRYDLTVNILKAQITPRKEGYLTLEISGGEDNCLKGIAYLREQDVTVTDVSQRISRDEDSCMHCGMCTAICPTSALAMDIEARVVVFDKDRCTACGLCTRVCPVGAMNVEVENGGL; encoded by the coding sequence ATGACCGAACAACAGACCAAGCCTTACCGCAAGAACATCCATCTCACGTTCCCGCCCGAAATCTCGGGCAAGCCCATCGTGAGCGACCTGGTGCGCCGGTACGACCTTACCGTCAACATCCTGAAGGCCCAGATCACCCCGCGCAAGGAAGGCTACCTGACCCTGGAAATTTCCGGGGGCGAGGACAACTGTCTGAAGGGCATCGCCTACCTGCGTGAGCAGGACGTGACCGTAACCGACGTCTCGCAGCGCATCTCGCGTGACGAGGACAGCTGCATGCACTGTGGCATGTGCACCGCCATCTGTCCCACTTCGGCCCTGGCCATGGATATCGAGGCGCGGGTCGTGGTGTTCGACAAGGACCGCTGCACCGCATGCGGCCTGTGCACGCGCGTGTGCCCCGTGGGGGCCATGAACGTTGAAGTGGAGAACGGCGGCCTGTAG